The stretch of DNA AAATATACAATAGTACTGAAGATGCAGCAAAGAAATCACCTGCAACAGGAACGGGAATGTGAAGTCTATCATATTGTTAACCCAGGCCATTTCAAGAGCAACATCTGGTCGAATTAAGTCATAACAGACAAAGAGGCACGCTGCGAAACATTCCTTCTTGCCCTGTACAGATAACATACCACCAGAATTATATCCACTTCAAATAATAACCAACATTCCTGTAACAATTCGAGAAGTAAAATTgccatataacaaaaaaaaatgcctATGTTAAAAACCTTCACTCTAAATGTACCAGGAAGCTCTTATTTTATACTTGCACCCTAGAGGGACAAATGGAACCAAGCAACCTAACATAGTTGCATATACTGCTTGACCAAGGCGTAAAGGCGTATTTAGGATTGAGTCAGTACCTGCTCAATGAAGTAAACAAGCAACTCCTCAGCAAGTTCACGGTCACCAGACTGTGAAGCAGTTTCCATAGCGTCTTTGTAAAGGTTGTCTTTCTTTGACAAGGCAATGGACTGCTTCCATCTGCCCGCCTTTTTGTATATGTATGCAGCAACACGTCTCATCTCAAGCAGCTCATGTTTCTCAATCTACTCGAGCAATTCAgaaataatatcaaaaccgaCTTACTAGCATATAAAAAGGCAAGAACAACAATACTTTACCTTTTGAGCAAGGCCAATCTGATCAAAGTTATCATGCAAGTCAATAGATTCTCTCAATCTATCATAATCTTCTTCCTCTACATAAATCTCATTCAACGCTTCATTTACTGCTGATACATTGTTGCTCTGAACAGCAACCATATATGGCTTCACCAGACGCAGATGACCGGCCTGAAATTCCAGAACGTTAATTGTCAAcccaaaatgaataaaagtacTACTAAAGCAATCCATTagtatttatttcaatattaaatCATTTCCACCAAAATTGAACCTTTCTCATAATGTCAACAACACGAGTATGATCCACACGAAGCGCAAGCACATTCAGCATATCATTGATGAGATCAGGATGCTCTTGCAAGTAAAAGTGGACAGCCTTGTAATATAGCTCAACACTAGCAACTTTGACTATGATATCTTTGAACTGCATATGATCCCATGCCTCAGGAGAGTGGTTCATCACAGTAGTTGCAGCATTATCAAACTCATCATATTGGATATATAAGTAGGTAAGTTCCTTCCAGTGCTGCTGCTCATCACATGCTCTTATCAGCTTGGGAATATTGAGACGAGTAGAGAACAACTTAATGTGCTCCATAAGCTTCTCTGCACGATATCTGGCATACAGAACTCCCAACTCAGTAAAGATCCCCATGTGTGCACGTTCCAATCCTAAACCACTCTCCATGAGAGAGATTAACTCATTGAAGCATCCTCTATTCTGATAGTATTCACTGACTTCTTCCAAGTCATCCACCTACAAGATCAACAAACTCTGATCAAAACCACGGACAAACAATCTTCCATAGACAAACATAGCAGAAAAAAAAGAGGAACTGAATGTGCAGACATACGTAGCAACTTAATTGTTCATGAAACTTACCTGTATAATAACGTTCAGACCACATATCTGTGCCAATCGGAATTCCTCTGCATCAACACAAGCAAAGCAAACCTCTTTCCATGTCTTGGCACTGTTTGCTTTTCGTGCTGCATCAACAGCACCCTGGAATTGTTTAAGCCTCACCAGTGTAACAGCCAATTTGGCCCAGTTTGATATAAAAGCAAATATTATTTTTGCGGCCTCATATAGGGCTTCATCAAACAAGCGATCACCAACATTTTGAAGATTAGCAACATTTGGCATGAGAATGAATTCTTCAATTTCTCCCAGTCTATCAGTCTTAGCATAGGCGTAAATGAGTTCACTGTCCACCTTGGGCTCCTTGACCTTCTGCCTAACCATCAGAAGGTACCTCACCAGATCAGAGTAGACATCTGCATCCTCAGAAGCTCTGATAACATCAAGGAACTGAGTAGCATCATCTGCACGAATAAATGATTCAATTGCATCACTAACCAGCCCCTCCCTCAGTTGTGCCTTCGCCACCTGACTCCAAACAGCATCTTCTTCGACTCTAAATGCAAATTCCACAGCCCGATCAATGCTTCTAATGTTATCCAATAAAACATTGACAGCCTGAACATTTAAGTTGAACTTTTTGAATATCGCAAAAGCTTCTTCATATAGTTGGGCTTCCACAGCCACTTCTCCAACTGCAGGTCCATCAAATTATCTAGCCTATTGATATAATCCATGACTCTAGATGGATCTGCCTTAATAGCTGTCAGAATAAGTAGATTTTGCAGATTGAAGTTCCACTGAATGCAGAGTTTTGGAGCACAATCTTCTCAAGAAGCTCAATCAGTTCATGGGGCAGGTCAGCTGTCATGAAAGCTTTAACAGTTGCAGAAACTTGTTCTGGACTCTTGCTTTCTGGCAAAGCAGTTGACACAACCTGATCAATTAGCTGTCTTCTATATTCATTTTCAGGATTTAGAACCTTCTCCCAAAGATCACCATCCATCCTCTCGACAACATACCTGTGACCACAGGACAATGCACAGATAAGCCACTTTAAAACGAAGACCCAATACATTATCATAAATCAACTAAATAGTTACATACCTAGCCTGCAATTTGAACAATGAGTTCTTATTAGTGACATTTATAAGTTCATCATCACATTGTCCTCTTCTGTAGGCCACAACTGCCAGAGTGGGATCACGCTTCTCACAGTACTTACCAACCACCCTAGAATCATAGTAAGGATTGGTTGTGAGGAAGTGCTCTGGATTGTTATTGCTGTCAATGATGATTTTTCCCAGAGCATTGTGGACATGCACATCTTGGCTTCCCTCACTCACAAGATGCTCCAAAAACTGTGTAAGCAAACGAAGGCGATTTCTGGAAACCATATACAgaaaaataagaaacaaataGTGATGGCATAATAAACGATGAACGGCAGGAGACAGAAAAAGAAGATAACCTTTTCTCACATTCCTCCACAAGGGGCTCAACTGGAAGCAGAGAACGGACTGAGAGAATGAGACCCTTTATAAAATCTTCAGGGCATTCATCATCTAGCAATTGCCCCACTACCAAAGGAGCATTCCCTGGGTTCACCTATCAAAAGAAGCAAAAAGGTTCgcaattaatcaaatttaaatttacttCATAGAATATTCCAGTATACAAAAATAGCAGAGAATATCAAGCATACCTTCTGAACATACCCTTCAATGTACCGGAGCATGTTATTTGTGTAGAGGTAGTGAGTGAGATCAGGAACAAACCCAAATCGATCACAAACATTAATTAGGGGCCTTGCATCAGGAAGCTTGGCCTCCATTAGGAAGTTCTTTGTCTTTTCAGCATCATAAAAATTTGATTCCCTGGTTACACGCTCAACCTCCTTGATTTGACCAGTTTTAGCAGCTGCCTCAATGTACTTAAAGTGTATATCAGGATCCTCACTGTCCCATACTCAAAAGTAAACATAATAGTAAGTAAAATCTTAGATATAGTAGTGATTTGAGAACAAAGTAAATTTCTTGTTTGCTAAATAGCTTACCTTGAGCTCAAATAGGAGCCCAGGAAAAAGTACAATCCTTCATATGACTTAAATTGCTCAAAAATTTTTATGCAAGCATCAACACCCAACTGCTCACAGTACTCCTTGGCAACCTGCACACGCACACAACTTAGCCTTTGGGAATTTACTAAACATTATTAAAATACCATATACAATAATACTTTACCTGAACGATTATTTGAAGATTGCCTCTTAGATTAACCAACAAAAGGTCCTTCATGCACTCCAAAGCCCATTCTCGTGAAAGAGTTCCAAAAAATTCAACAAGTGACTAAAAACAGAAGGATGAgcaaaaaaaaatgttagaagGTCCTGTCCAATTTGACCAAGAGATAAAGTTGGTAGATAATGTTTTTACCTGTGGCTCGATAGCATGTGTATTCACGATGACACGTTTAATATCGGGCAACTCAGTGTAATGCTGCAAAAAaggtattatttttaaatatttaatcaagGAGAAATTATTAATTCAGCCTAGAAAACGGCAGACAATGAAacacaataattttaaaaagaaattacctGAAGAGCTCGCACAAAGAGACCAGCTTTTTCACATAGTTGTGCAATTCGGGGACGATCGTAGTGAGTGAACATTCCATTTGCTAAGATGGCATCAGCTACATTTGGAAAAGTTACTAGATTGATTTCCAAGACCTGCATGGAAAAGAATATTATTAAACTGAGTATATTctttttaggaaataaaaaagaaataatagaaatagattaGCTTAACCAGCACATGAAAGATATAACCTTCGTTTGTAGAAAAGCATGCTCTGGCAGATTTGGCTTCAAAACATCTAATAGAAATGCAGTAGCCTCCCGTATCAAATTCCTCTAAATACAAAAAGGATAGGAAAACAATCTTACAtatattttatagaaaaaaattacattaaattcacaaataattcaataagCAGCAGACCTGAAGAAAAAGATCGGTGATGGTGTTGTAATCAACTGGACAACCTCCCTCCATTTGAGACATCATCAATGCAAAGTTAACAGCTCCCTACAAGTGAAACAAGTGATAAATTAGCTCCCTCTAAAACGGTAGTTTCTCCTCAAAAATTACACAGATCCAATTCCATCAGAAAGTCCATAAAGCTATCATCTACCAGTCAGCAATCATTTAAACATTTATCAATTGCTAGTATGATTTTAACTTGGATCAgaatattcataaaatttaacttaaaaagtcATGAAGAGATTTAacacatttaatcatttattaatagCTAGTACGATTTGACAAGCTTCAACACAATGCCTTAAACCCTGAAGAGCACAGAAAACGGAAACAAACCTGTGGATCTGTACGGAGAATTGTTTGCAGAAGGAACAAGTAGTCAGGAGTGTACCCAACCTGAGGAAACAATTTAGTCATGAAT from Gossypium hirsutum isolate 1008001.06 chromosome D04, Gossypium_hirsutum_v2.1, whole genome shotgun sequence encodes:
- the LOC107955181 gene encoding LOW QUALITY PROTEIN: clathrin heavy chain 1 (The sequence of the model RefSeq protein was modified relative to this genomic sequence to represent the inferred CDS: inserted 2 bases in 2 codons); the protein is MAAANAPIAMKEVLTLPSIGISPQFITFTNVTMESDKYICVRETAPQNSVVIIDMNMPMQPLRRPITADSALMNPNSRILALKAQLPGTTQDHLQIFNIEMKAKMKSHQMPEQVVFWKWISPKLLGLVTQTSVYHWSIEGDSEPVKMFERTANLVNNQIINYKCDPSEKWLVLIGIAPGAPEKPQLVKGNMQLFSVDQQRSQALEAHAASFAQFKVPGNENPSILISFATKSFNAGQITSKLHVIELGAQPGKPSFSKKQADLFFPPDFQDDFPVAMQISHKYGLIFVITKLGLLFVYDLETASAVYRNRISPDPIFLTSEASAAGGFYAINRRGQVLLATVNEATIVPFVSGQLNNLELAVNLAKRGNLPGAENLVVQRFQELFAQTKYKEAAELAAESPQGILRTPDTVAKFQSVPVQAGQTPPLLQYFGTLLTRGKLNAFESLELSRLVVNQNKKNLLENWLAEDKLECSEELGDLVKTVDNDLALKIYIKARATPKVVAAFAERREFDKILIYSKQVGYTPDYLFLLQTILRTDPQGAVNFALMMSQMEGGCPVDYNTITDLFLQRNLIREATAFLLDVLKPNLPEHAFLQTKVLEINLVTFPNVADAILANGMFTHYDRPRIAQLCEKAGLFVRALQHYTELPDIKRVIVNTHAIEPQSLVEFFGTLSREWALECMKDLLLVNLRGNLQIIVQVAKEYCEQLGVDACIKIFEQFKSYEGLYFFLGSYLSSSEDPDIHFKYIEAAAKTGQIKEVERVTRESNFYDAEKTKNFLMEAKLPDARPLINVCDRFGFVPDLTHYLYTNNMLRYIEGYVQKVNPGNAPLVVGQLLDDECPEDFIKGLILSVRSLLPVEPLVEECEKRNRLRLLTQFLEHLVSEGSQDVHVHNALGKIIIDSNNNPEHFLTTNPYYDSRVVGKYCEKRDPTLAVVAYRRGQCDDELINVTNKNSLFKLQARYVVERMDGDLWEKVLNPENEYRRQLIDQVVSTALPESKSPEQVSATVKAFMTADLPHELIELLEKIVLQNSAFSXNFNLQNLLILTAIKADPSRVMDYINRLDXFDGPAVGEVAVEAQLYEEAFAIFKKFNLNVQAVNVLLDNIRSIDRAVEFAFRVEEDAVWSQVAKAQLREGLVSDAIESFIRADDATQFLDVIRASEDADVYSDLVRYLLMVRQKVKEPKVDSELIYAYAKTDRLGEIEEFILMPNVANLQNVGDRLFDEALYEAAKIIFAFISNWAKLAVTLVRLKQFQGAVDAARKANSAKTWKEVCFACVDAEEFRLAQICGLNVIIQVDDLEEVSEYYQNRGCFNELISLMESGLGLERAHMGIFTELGVLYARYRAEKLMEHIKLFSTRLNIPKLIRACDEQQHWKELTYLYIQYDEFDNAATTVMNHSPEAWDHMQFKDIIVKVASVELYYKAVHFYLQEHPDLINDMLNVLALRVDHTRVVDIMRKAGHLRLVKPYMVAVQSNNVSAVNEALNEIYVEEEDYDRLRESIDLHDNFDQIGLAQKIEKHELLEMRRVAAYIYKKAGRWKQSIALSKKDNLYKDAMETASQSGDRELAEELLVYFIEQGKKECFAACLFVCYDLIRPDVALEMAWVNNMIDFTFPFLLQFIREYTGKVDELIKDKIEAQKDVKAKEQEEKEVIAQQNMYAQLLPLALPAPPMPGMGGGFAPPPPMGGGMGMPPMPPYGMPQMGSY